The following proteins are encoded in a genomic region of Thioclava nitratireducens:
- a CDS encoding DUF3772 domain-containing protein codes for MTILRLARLLLLAVALALPGILFAQSPEPPDYKAWEKTATEAEQMVQADKAQRQEFDKIRQEVVNWREKFKAAEDINASQISTVKAQIEALGPPPKEGQSEDKAIADRRKKLNDELAQLQSPGLRATEAASRADSIVANIDQLLRARQTDKLLRLTPSPLNPINWPEGLKVLSELTSELASEMGQQLNDTDPYASARNNAPAIVGLLLVALLLVARGRTWIDKLADVLEARLARNAQRVIDFIVSLGQLLLPIAGIVLLEAALVQTELFGSRWMELLIAIGVVLSAAFVAFWLSGRIFPRNDRQVAPFTLQSERRREGRLLTISLAVFAAIQGPFGDWLVARGQDVIEGSAKTAEEIDAAGHTLDAGFGVLVFPLQVLAAIALFRFGQLLRRHLRNETSGSEEGAFRDRLVGALGNALIAVAVVAPVLGGIGYINAANALIFPTILTLGLIALLLVLNQFFTDVYVLVARREDDGRDSLIPALIGFLLGLLAMPPAALIWGARPADLAEMWTRFQNGVSVSGVTISPGIFLTFAIVFVIGLMVTRLLQGALKTSLLPKTKIDKGGQNAIVSGLGYFGIFLAAVIAISSAGIDLSSLAIVAGALSVGVGFGLQTIVQNFVSGIILLIERPISEGDWIEVNGQMGIVKAISVRSTRIETFDRTEVIVPNADLISGQVTNWTRGNVTGRLIVPVGVAYGTDTRKVETILHEVAANQSLVMMNPEPVVIFKGFGADSLDFEVRVILSDVNFILRVQSEMNHEINQRFAEAGIEIPFAQRDVWLRNPEVLRPSKDDAEAQSDKAEDKGSEDSDDTASKRPVSRAEYGKPQPGEGPEGLEQQRHDSSDGEADAGDR; via the coding sequence ATGACGATCCTGCGTCTGGCGCGTCTGCTATTGCTGGCCGTCGCGCTGGCGCTTCCGGGGATCCTCTTTGCACAAAGCCCCGAGCCGCCGGATTACAAGGCGTGGGAAAAAACCGCGACCGAAGCCGAGCAGATGGTGCAGGCCGACAAGGCACAGCGCCAGGAATTCGACAAGATCCGGCAGGAGGTCGTCAACTGGCGCGAGAAATTCAAGGCGGCCGAGGATATCAACGCCAGCCAGATCTCGACCGTCAAGGCGCAGATCGAAGCGCTCGGACCTCCTCCGAAGGAGGGCCAGAGCGAGGACAAGGCGATCGCCGACCGGCGCAAGAAGCTCAACGACGAGTTGGCGCAGCTTCAATCGCCGGGGTTGCGCGCGACCGAGGCCGCGAGCCGCGCGGATTCCATCGTTGCCAATATCGACCAGCTTCTGCGCGCGCGGCAGACTGACAAGCTGTTGCGGCTCACACCCTCGCCGCTGAACCCGATAAACTGGCCCGAGGGTCTGAAAGTGCTGTCGGAACTGACCTCCGAGCTAGCCTCGGAGATGGGCCAGCAGCTCAATGACACCGATCCCTATGCCAGTGCGCGCAACAACGCGCCCGCGATCGTGGGCTTGCTGCTGGTGGCGCTGCTTCTGGTGGCGCGCGGCCGGACATGGATCGACAAGCTGGCCGATGTGCTCGAGGCGCGGCTGGCGCGCAATGCGCAGAGAGTGATCGATTTCATCGTCTCGCTGGGGCAGCTCCTGCTGCCGATCGCGGGGATCGTACTGCTCGAAGCTGCGCTGGTTCAGACCGAACTCTTCGGCTCGCGATGGATGGAGCTGCTCATAGCGATCGGCGTGGTGCTGAGCGCGGCCTTCGTCGCCTTCTGGCTCTCGGGCCGCATCTTCCCGCGCAACGACCGGCAAGTCGCGCCCTTCACCCTGCAAAGCGAGCGTCGCCGCGAAGGTCGGTTGCTGACGATCTCGCTGGCGGTTTTCGCGGCGATCCAGGGCCCGTTCGGCGATTGGCTCGTCGCGCGCGGGCAGGATGTGATCGAGGGAAGCGCGAAAACGGCCGAAGAGATCGATGCGGCGGGGCATACGCTCGATGCCGGTTTCGGCGTCTTGGTCTTCCCGCTGCAGGTTCTTGCCGCGATCGCGCTATTCCGCTTCGGGCAACTGCTGCGGCGCCACCTGCGCAACGAGACCTCCGGCTCCGAGGAGGGCGCGTTCCGCGACCGGCTCGTGGGGGCGCTCGGCAATGCGCTGATCGCGGTCGCGGTGGTCGCGCCGGTTCTGGGCGGTATCGGCTATATCAACGCCGCCAACGCGCTGATCTTCCCGACCATCCTGACGCTGGGGCTGATCGCGCTGCTGCTGGTGCTCAACCAGTTCTTTACCGATGTCTATGTGCTGGTCGCCCGGCGCGAGGACGACGGGCGCGACTCTCTGATCCCGGCGCTGATCGGCTTCCTGCTTGGCCTGCTCGCGATGCCGCCCGCAGCTCTGATCTGGGGCGCGCGCCCGGCCGATCTGGCCGAGATGTGGACGCGTTTCCAGAACGGTGTCTCGGTCAGCGGCGTCACGATCTCGCCTGGCATTTTCCTGACCTTCGCGATCGTCTTCGTGATCGGCCTGATGGTTACCCGGCTCCTGCAAGGGGCGCTGAAAACCTCGCTTCTGCCGAAGACCAAGATCGACAAGGGCGGGCAGAACGCTATCGTCTCGGGCCTTGGCTATTTCGGCATCTTCCTCGCCGCGGTGATCGCGATTTCCTCGGCCGGGATCGACCTCAGCTCGCTCGCCATCGTCGCCGGTGCGCTCTCTGTCGGTGTCGGTTTCGGTCTGCAGACCATCGTGCAGAACTTCGTCTCGGGCATCATCCTCCTGATCGAGCGCCCGATCTCCGAAGGCGACTGGATCGAGGTCAACGGCCAGATGGGAATCGTGAAGGCGATCTCCGTGCGCTCCACCCGGATCGAGACCTTCGACCGCACCGAAGTCATCGTGCCCAATGCGGACCTGATCTCGGGGCAGGTGACGAACTGGACGCGCGGCAATGTCACGGGGCGCCTGATCGTGCCGGTCGGCGTGGCTTATGGCACCGACACCCGCAAGGTCGAGACCATCTTGCACGAGGTGGCCGCGAACCAGTCGCTGGTGATGATGAACCCCGAGCCTGTCGTGATCTTCAAGGGCTTCGGCGCGGACAGCCTCGATTTCGAGGTGCGCGTGATCCTCTCGGACGTGAACTTCATCCTCCGCGTCCAGAGCGAGATGAACCACGAGATCAATCAACGCTTCGCCGAGGCCGGGATCGAGATTCCCTTCGCACAGCGCGACGTCTGGTTGCGCAACCCCGAGGTGCTGCGGCCCAGTAAGGACGACGCCGAGGCGCAATCCGACAAGGCCGAGGACAAGGGGTCGGAGGACAGTGACGACACCGCCTCCAAGCGCCCCGTCAGCCGCGCCGAGTATGGCAAGCCCCAACCCGGCGAAGGTCCGGAAGGGTTAGAACAACAGCGCCACGACAGTTCCGATGGAGAGGCCGATGCAGGAGACCGTTAA
- the fumC gene encoding class II fumarate hydratase: protein MTATRTETDSFGPLEVPADKYWGAQTQRSIMNFPIGWERQPVPIIRALGVIKKACAMANKAQGKLDAKIADAIIEAAGEVIEGKFDDNFPLVVWQTGSGTQSNMNANEVISNRAIEILGGEMGSKDPVHPNDHCNMGQSSNDTFPTAMHVGIAMQARDVLLPGLRKLHAALEAKSEDFKDIIKIGRTHTQDATPLTLGQEFSGYAHQVKKGIERVEASLGDIYELAQGGTAVGTGLNTQVGWAETVAANMAEITDLPFVTAPNKFEALAAHDAMVMFSGALKTVAASLFKIANDIRLLGSGPRCGLGELILPENEPGSSIMPGKVNPTQAEALTMVCAHVMGNDAAIGFAGSQGHFELNVYNPMMSYNVLQSMQLLGDSASAFTDNMVAGIEANEPRIEKLLHESLMLVTALAPTIGYDNATKVAKTAHKNGTTLKEEAIKLGFVDEETFDKVVRPEQMIGPKA from the coding sequence ATGACCGCGACCCGCACCGAAACCGACAGCTTCGGCCCGCTTGAAGTTCCTGCAGACAAATATTGGGGCGCGCAGACGCAGCGCTCGATCATGAACTTCCCGATCGGATGGGAGCGCCAGCCGGTCCCGATCATCCGCGCGCTCGGCGTGATCAAGAAAGCCTGCGCGATGGCCAACAAGGCGCAGGGCAAGCTGGACGCGAAGATCGCCGATGCGATCATCGAGGCGGCCGGCGAAGTGATCGAAGGAAAGTTCGACGACAACTTCCCCCTCGTGGTCTGGCAGACCGGATCGGGTACGCAGTCGAACATGAACGCCAACGAGGTGATCTCGAACCGCGCGATCGAAATTCTGGGCGGCGAGATGGGCTCGAAAGACCCGGTCCACCCGAACGATCACTGCAACATGGGGCAGTCCTCGAACGACACTTTCCCGACCGCGATGCATGTCGGGATCGCGATGCAGGCGCGCGACGTGCTGCTGCCCGGTCTGCGCAAACTGCACGCGGCGCTGGAAGCCAAGTCCGAGGACTTCAAGGACATCATCAAAATTGGCCGCACCCACACGCAGGACGCGACGCCGCTGACTCTCGGCCAGGAATTCTCCGGCTACGCCCATCAGGTGAAGAAGGGAATCGAGCGCGTCGAAGCCTCACTCGGCGACATCTACGAACTGGCCCAAGGCGGCACCGCCGTCGGCACCGGTCTGAACACCCAAGTCGGTTGGGCCGAGACGGTGGCGGCGAATATGGCCGAGATTACCGACCTGCCCTTCGTCACCGCGCCGAACAAGTTCGAAGCGCTCGCCGCGCATGACGCGATGGTCATGTTCTCGGGCGCGCTGAAAACCGTGGCCGCCTCGCTCTTCAAGATCGCCAACGACATCCGCCTGCTGGGCTCTGGCCCGCGCTGCGGCCTGGGCGAGCTGATCCTGCCGGAAAACGAGCCGGGCTCCTCGATCATGCCGGGCAAGGTGAACCCGACGCAGGCCGAAGCGCTGACCATGGTCTGCGCCCATGTCATGGGCAATGACGCGGCCATCGGTTTCGCCGGCTCGCAAGGCCATTTCGAGCTCAACGTCTACAACCCGATGATGAGCTATAACGTGCTGCAATCCATGCAGCTTCTGGGCGACAGCGCCTCGGCCTTCACCGACAACATGGTTGCCGGCATCGAGGCCAACGAGCCGCGCATCGAGAAACTGCTGCACGAGTCGCTGATGCTGGTCACCGCGCTCGCGCCGACGATCGGCTACGACAACGCGACCAAGGTCGCGAAGACCGCGCATAAGAACGGCACCACGTTGAAGGAGGAGGCGATCAAGCTTGGCTTCGTCGACGAGGAAACCTTCGACAAGGTCGTCCGCCCCGAGCAGATGATCGGCCCGAAAGCCTGA
- a CDS encoding ester cyclase has translation MASEPPDREALLSLYRGYLTCLNEQDWARLGDFVHPEVTHNARPLGLAGYREMLEGDHRAIPDLHFDAETLAADPPVIAARLRFDCTPVGMLFDLPVNGRRVRFDEHVFYRVADGRIRQVHSLIDRDAIAAQI, from the coding sequence GTGGCGTCGGAGCCTCCGGACCGCGAAGCGCTTCTGTCGCTTTATCGCGGCTATCTGACTTGCCTGAACGAACAGGACTGGGCGCGTCTCGGTGATTTCGTGCATCCCGAGGTCACTCATAATGCGCGCCCGCTTGGCCTCGCGGGCTACCGGGAGATGCTCGAGGGCGACCATCGCGCGATCCCCGACCTTCATTTCGATGCGGAAACGCTTGCGGCCGATCCGCCAGTGATCGCAGCACGGCTGCGCTTCGACTGCACGCCGGTGGGAATGCTCTTCGATCTGCCGGTGAACGGCCGCCGCGTGAGGTTCGACGAGCATGTCTTCTATCGCGTTGCAGATGGCCGCATCCGCCAGGTGCATTCGCTGATCGACCGGGATGCGATCGCCGCACAGATCTGA
- a CDS encoding SspB family protein has translation MTQSIDYGNLMHHAMRGLIQTVLSDIAANGLPGEHHFFITFDTRHPDAELADWLRERYPEEMTIVIQNWYDNFEVGEDGFSITLNFGNSPEPLYVPLDAITTFVDPSVEFGLRFETQEYDDEDEFEEEEVAEEEEAAPAARGEAEVVSLDQFRK, from the coding sequence ATGACGCAATCCATTGATTACGGAAACCTGATGCATCACGCGATGCGCGGGCTGATCCAGACAGTGCTGAGCGACATCGCGGCGAATGGCCTGCCCGGTGAACACCACTTTTTCATCACCTTCGATACCCGTCATCCCGACGCCGAACTCGCCGATTGGCTGCGCGAACGGTACCCCGAGGAAATGACGATCGTCATCCAGAATTGGTATGACAATTTCGAAGTGGGCGAGGACGGTTTCTCGATCACGCTGAACTTCGGCAATTCGCCCGAGCCGCTCTATGTGCCGCTCGACGCGATTACCACCTTCGTCGATCCCTCGGTAGAGTTCGGCCTGCGTTTCGAGACGCAGGAATATGACGACGAAGACGAGTTCGAAGAGGAAGAAGTGGCCGAGGAAGAAGAGGCGGCCCCCGCCGCGCGTGGCGAGGCCGAAGTCGTGAGCCTCGATCAATTCCGCAAGTAA
- a CDS encoding alanyl-tRNA editing protein has protein sequence MQETVKQSQQQSYRIHPYARDLEVRVTGLTDEGGIYCADSIFYPTGGGQPGDSGKLVWDGGEIEIATTVKAEPGAPGAVILVPAEPQPLPPVGAQVQQRLDWERRHRHMRVHTALHLLSVAIPLPVTGGQIGSDKGRLDFDMPEKPEDLEAIERQLNDWVAQDLKVVEHWITDAELEAQPELVKTLSVAPPKGQGWVRLVAIGEAADRIDLQPCGGTHVASTGEIGGLRLGKIEKKGKMNRRVHLHLA, from the coding sequence ATGCAGGAGACCGTTAAACAATCGCAGCAGCAAAGCTACCGTATCCACCCCTATGCCCGCGATCTCGAAGTTCGGGTGACCGGGCTGACCGACGAAGGCGGCATCTATTGCGCGGATTCGATCTTCTACCCGACCGGCGGCGGCCAACCGGGGGATAGCGGCAAGCTGGTCTGGGACGGCGGCGAGATCGAGATCGCGACCACCGTGAAGGCCGAACCCGGCGCGCCCGGCGCGGTGATCCTCGTGCCCGCCGAGCCGCAACCCCTGCCGCCTGTCGGTGCTCAGGTGCAGCAGCGTCTCGACTGGGAACGCCGCCACCGCCACATGCGCGTCCATACCGCGCTGCACCTGCTGTCGGTCGCGATCCCGCTGCCGGTGACGGGCGGACAGATCGGGTCCGACAAGGGGCGGCTGGATTTCGATATGCCGGAGAAGCCTGAAGATCTGGAAGCGATCGAACGGCAGCTGAACGATTGGGTCGCGCAAGACCTGAAAGTGGTCGAGCATTGGATCACCGATGCCGAACTCGAGGCGCAGCCAGAGCTGGTCAAGACGCTCTCGGTCGCGCCGCCCAAGGGGCAGGGCTGGGTGCGGCTGGTCGCGATCGGCGAAGCTGCCGACCGCATCGACCTGCAGCCCTGCGGCGGCACCCATGTCGCCTCGACCGGCGAGATCGGTGGCCTCCGGCTCGGCAAGATCGAGAAGAAGGGCAAGATGAACCGCCGCGTACATCTTCATCTTGCCTGA
- a CDS encoding cysteine synthase A, with amino-acid sequence MRICSDLASAVGNTPLIKLRKASEETGCTILGKAEFLNPGQSVKDRAALYIIRDAIQRGELAPGGTIVEGTAGNTGIGLALVGASMGFRSVIVIPETQSQEKKDMLRLAGAELVQVPAAPYRNPNNYVRYSERLAKELAKTDPHGAIWANQFDNTANRQAHIETTGPEIWDQTGGKVDGFICAVGSGGTLAGTGMALQPKGVKIGLADPDGAALHSYYTTGEFKSEGSSITEGIGQGRITANLEGFTPDMSFNIPDSEALPVVFDLLQEEGLCLGGSSGINIAGAMHMAREMGPGHTIVTVLCDYGNRYQSKLFNPDFLKGKGLPVPEWLDRAPREMPEVFEG; translated from the coding sequence ATGCGTATCTGCAGCGATCTGGCGTCGGCGGTGGGAAATACCCCGCTCATCAAGCTCAGGAAGGCATCGGAAGAGACCGGCTGCACGATCCTCGGCAAGGCGGAATTCCTCAATCCCGGCCAATCGGTGAAAGACCGCGCGGCGCTCTACATCATCCGCGACGCGATCCAGCGCGGCGAGCTCGCACCCGGTGGCACGATCGTCGAAGGCACGGCGGGCAACACCGGCATCGGCCTCGCGCTCGTGGGCGCGTCGATGGGCTTCCGCTCGGTGATCGTGATCCCCGAGACGCAGAGCCAGGAAAAGAAGGACATGCTGAGGCTGGCCGGCGCCGAGCTGGTGCAGGTCCCGGCCGCGCCCTATCGCAACCCCAACAACTACGTGCGCTATTCCGAGCGGCTGGCGAAGGAACTGGCCAAGACCGATCCGCATGGCGCGATCTGGGCCAACCAGTTCGACAATACCGCGAACCGGCAGGCTCATATCGAAACGACCGGCCCCGAAATCTGGGATCAGACCGGCGGCAAGGTCGACGGCTTCATCTGCGCGGTGGGCTCGGGCGGCACGCTCGCGGGCACCGGCATGGCGCTGCAGCCCAAGGGCGTGAAGATCGGCCTCGCCGATCCCGATGGCGCGGCACTGCACAGCTATTACACGACCGGCGAGTTCAAATCCGAGGGCTCGTCGATCACCGAAGGCATCGGGCAGGGGCGGATCACCGCCAATCTCGAGGGCTTCACCCCGGATATGAGCTTCAACATCCCCGATAGCGAGGCGCTGCCGGTGGTCTTCGACCTGCTGCAGGAAGAAGGCCTCTGCTTGGGCGGCTCCTCGGGGATCAATATCGCGGGCGCGATGCATATGGCGCGCGAGATGGGCCCGGGCCACACGATCGTGACGGTGCTGTGCGACTACGGCAACCGCTACCAGTCGAAGCTCTTCAACCCCGACTTCCTCAAGGGCAAGGGTCTGCCTGTGCCGGAATGGCTCGACCGGGCCCCGCGTGAGATGCCGGAGGTGTTCGAGGGATGA
- a CDS encoding NUDIX domain-containing protein: protein MQPHFFYGTLCHPPLLEAVIGRVPQLVPARLEGFAPHEACREGQGLGFPILIETPGAVTRGVVADLTEAEAERIAWYEDGYDAEIRELETGAGSREAKLWLPQADRWEVGAEWTLGDWAPKWAALKTEAARLFIAEAQAVGPDAANARYHAILVRAASILRARAAPMAQDLRRDLQDGDIKIDAQQTAYAKFFAVEDYKLEHRLFAGGMSAKLDRAAFVSGDASVVLPYDPVRDRVMLIEQIRTGPLARGEPNPWMIEAIAGRVDPGETPEEAALREAGEEAGITIARLIEAPRYYPSPGAKSEFVYSYIGIADLPDEAAQLGGKADEHEDIRAHLVPFERLMTLVATGEAGNAPLVVLALWLAGQRAALQRMAGVA from the coding sequence ATGCAACCACATTTCTTTTACGGAACGCTTTGTCATCCGCCACTGCTGGAGGCGGTGATCGGACGTGTGCCGCAGCTCGTTCCGGCACGGCTGGAAGGTTTCGCGCCGCACGAGGCCTGCCGCGAGGGGCAGGGTCTGGGCTTTCCGATCCTGATCGAAACGCCGGGGGCGGTGACGCGCGGGGTCGTGGCCGATCTGACCGAGGCCGAGGCGGAGCGCATCGCGTGGTACGAGGATGGGTACGACGCCGAGATTCGTGAACTGGAAACTGGGGCGGGGTCGCGCGAGGCGAAGCTCTGGCTGCCGCAGGCCGATCGCTGGGAGGTCGGCGCGGAGTGGACGCTCGGCGACTGGGCGCCGAAATGGGCAGCGCTGAAGACCGAAGCCGCGCGCCTGTTCATCGCCGAAGCGCAGGCCGTCGGGCCCGACGCCGCCAATGCGCGCTATCATGCGATCCTCGTGCGCGCGGCCTCCATCCTGCGGGCGCGCGCTGCCCCGATGGCGCAGGACCTGCGCCGCGACCTGCAGGATGGCGACATCAAGATCGACGCGCAACAGACTGCCTATGCTAAGTTTTTCGCCGTTGAAGATTACAAGCTGGAACACCGGCTCTTTGCCGGAGGCATGAGCGCCAAGCTCGACCGGGCGGCCTTCGTTTCGGGCGATGCGAGCGTCGTTCTGCCTTATGATCCGGTGCGCGACCGGGTGATGCTGATCGAACAGATCCGCACCGGGCCGCTGGCCCGCGGTGAGCCGAACCCGTGGATGATCGAGGCGATCGCGGGCCGGGTCGATCCCGGCGAGACCCCCGAGGAAGCGGCGCTGCGCGAGGCGGGGGAAGAGGCGGGCATCACGATTGCGCGCCTCATCGAGGCCCCGCGCTACTATCCGTCGCCAGGAGCCAAGAGCGAATTCGTCTATTCCTATATCGGGATCGCCGATCTTCCCGACGAGGCTGCGCAGCTTGGCGGCAAGGCCGATGAGCATGAAGATATCCGCGCCCATCTGGTGCCGTTCGAGCGTCTGATGACGCTGGTGGCGACCGGCGAGGCGGGCAATGCGCCGCTTGTCGTGCTCGCACTCTGGCTCGCCGGGCAGCGCGCCGCACTGCAGCGGATGGCGGGCGTCGCGTAA